GCCTGCACTTCAAAGTCGCTGTAGGCAATGCCGGAGGCCTCTACCAGCCGCACCCAGGTGGCGTGGTCGTATTGCGTCTGTACATAGCGCTTCAGGAGGGTCATGATGGTTCCGTGCACAGCCAAAAACTAAGAGGATAAACAAAAAGCAGCTCCGGCTCTCACCAGGGGTTCTGGTAAAGATACGGAGCTGCTTCTTATGCGCCGGAGCGGCGGAGTTTAGTTCATGTTGCCCAGCACGGCCATGGAAGAAAGCGTGGGGCTGGCACTGCCGCCGGCAGGTTCCACCGTCATGGCAAAGGCCTGCGCGCTGGCAATGGATTTCATAAGCTGCACACTATCCCCCACCATGGTAGCCTCGGCCAGCATACCGGCGTCAATGGGCTTGCCCTTATCCAGGGCCCACAGCTGATACTGTTTGCCTTCCGGGGGCTTGGGCAGGTTGCGCACCTCTACGTATACAGCCCGGGTAGCGGGGTTAAAATGCACCTTGGCCTTAGCGCCTGGGGCGTTGGGTGTACCGGTCAGCTCTACCATGCGGTAGGCATCATCCCGGAACATAGCCAGCTCGGCGGTGCGCTGGGTCAGCCGCTGCTGCACCACACGGGTATTGGCCGCCAGCTCGTCGCGGGAGCTTTGCATGGCTACCAGCTCCTGAGAGGCATTCTGCCAGTTGCGGTAGAAAATAAAGTTGCTCACCAGCAGCAGCGCAACGGCAGCGGCCATCAGCCAGGTAAGCAC
The Hymenobacter sp. DG25B genome window above contains:
- a CDS encoding anti-sigma factor domain-containing protein gives rise to the protein MNIQEYIESGVLEQYVLGTLTPREQAEVEHQAAAYPEIRQELDQITQALDGYALAHAAQPPAGMRERVLAGWQAAIQADAPPTAAPPVAEPGRVIAMPPPQEATPSTGRVLTWLMAAAVALLLVSNFIFYRNWQNASQELVAMQSSRDELAANTRVVQQRLTQRTAELAMFRDDAYRMVELTGTPNAPGAKAKVHFNPATRAVYVEVRNLPKPPEGKQYQLWALDKGKPIDAGMLAEATMVGDSVQLMKSIASAQAFAMTVEPAGGSASPTLSSMAVLGNMN